In Leptospira kanakyensis, a genomic segment contains:
- a CDS encoding dienelactone hydrolase family protein, which translates to MKQLISIFALVFAIKCASVPTAQLPIKSSISGNPVEYKLDGKTYEGFLAVDSSVIGKRPGVLVIHEWWGVNEYPKQRAKQLADLGYVAFVMDVYGKGILAKDHVEAGKLSGANGEPKVMLKKIYKALEILKSNPNVDTSKIGAIGYCFGGGGVIELALDGADLKGGVVSFHGFLSSKNLASGAKKIKSKVLVHHGADDPFIPKTSVETFIKTVTDAKAPVTFISHPGAVHGFTRPGAEARGLPGLAYNEKADYASFDSMKDFFTSNFK; encoded by the coding sequence ATGAAACAACTCATTTCTATTTTTGCGCTCGTTTTCGCCATTAAGTGTGCGAGTGTACCAACTGCACAACTACCGATAAAGTCTTCCATTTCTGGAAATCCAGTGGAATATAAATTGGATGGAAAAACCTACGAGGGATTTCTCGCCGTTGATTCTTCTGTTATAGGAAAACGTCCTGGTGTCCTTGTGATTCACGAATGGTGGGGAGTGAACGAGTATCCCAAACAAAGAGCCAAACAACTTGCTGATTTAGGTTATGTTGCTTTTGTGATGGATGTTTATGGAAAAGGAATTCTTGCAAAAGACCATGTAGAAGCTGGGAAACTTTCTGGTGCGAATGGAGAACCGAAAGTGATGCTCAAAAAAATCTACAAGGCTCTCGAAATTTTAAAATCAAACCCAAATGTTGATACTAGTAAAATTGGAGCCATCGGATATTGTTTTGGTGGTGGCGGAGTCATTGAACTAGCATTAGATGGTGCTGACTTAAAAGGCGGAGTTGTTTCTTTCCATGGTTTCCTTAGTAGCAAAAACTTGGCTTCCGGTGCAAAAAAAATAAAATCAAAAGTTTTAGTGCATCATGGTGCAGATGATCCTTTTATTCCTAAAACGTCTGTGGAAACATTCATCAAAACAGTGACTGATGCAAAAGCTCCTGTTACTTTTATCTCTCACCCAGGAGCCGTTCATGGATTCACAAGACCTGGGGCAGAAGCTCGTGGACTTCCTGGTCTTGCATATAATGAAAAAGCTGACTACGCATCCTTTGATAGTATGAAGGATTTTTTCACGTCAAACTTTAAATAG